In Sphingopyxis sp. CCNWLW2, a single window of DNA contains:
- a CDS encoding GNAT family N-acetyltransferase, translating into MSDEIGIRAATAADADAVDTIIRAAFAGTDFGHQGEAELVRMIDADGDTLVSLVAEQGGAIVGHVLFSRMDVEADGAALPGAGLAPVSVVPGSQGQGIGDALIRAGLDALREQGVAISFVLGHESYYPRFGYSPELAARFASPFAGPHFMAMMLDSDAAWPLGGRADYAPAFGRMG; encoded by the coding sequence TTGTCTGACGAAATCGGCATCCGCGCCGCGACGGCGGCGGATGCCGATGCGGTCGATACGATTATCCGCGCTGCCTTTGCCGGGACCGACTTCGGTCATCAGGGCGAGGCCGAACTGGTGCGGATGATCGATGCGGACGGCGACACGCTGGTGTCGCTCGTCGCCGAACAGGGCGGCGCGATCGTCGGGCATGTGCTGTTCAGTCGGATGGACGTCGAGGCCGACGGCGCCGCGCTTCCGGGTGCGGGCCTTGCGCCCGTGTCGGTCGTACCCGGCAGCCAAGGGCAGGGCATCGGCGATGCGCTGATCCGCGCCGGACTCGACGCGCTGCGCGAGCAGGGCGTCGCGATCAGCTTCGTCCTTGGGCACGAATCCTATTACCCGCGCTTTGGCTATTCGCCCGAGCTGGCCGCGCGCTTCGCGTCGCCCTTTGCGGGGCCGCATTTCATGGCGATGATGCTGGACTCGGACGCGGCTTGGCCGCTAGGCGGACGCGCGGATTATGCTCCCGCATTTGGCCGGATGGGATAG
- a CDS encoding dicarboxylate/amino acid:cation symporter produces MAEAAAIDRAERDDARARRLRWRMLVGFLAGLLIGLAVHYGAPDAAWVGTVTTYVTGPLGQIFLRLLFMLVIPLLASALIVGVAEMGEMRALKSVGVRTLIYTIAVSTIAVVVSLAVVNLIQPGGGVDPALARSLIAEGAEGAKAIADRAGEAKTGMDAVVAIVPDNLFAAMGQNDVLAVMFFALFFGIGLMLVRTPQTEALKTAIEGVFEVVMKLIGLVIQLAPIAVFCFMFNLAAQFGWDLIIRLSAYVGVVLLALALQMFIVFPILLKTLAGKSPVAFFHQTQEAFVMAFATASSNATLPTALRVARDQLRLPDKVARFVLTIGATANQNGTAMFEGVTVIFLAQFFGIDLTLQQQIVVMLVCILGGIGTAGVPAGSLPVIALILASVGVPPEGIGLILGVDRFLDMCRTTLNVIGDLVAATVVSAGVKDSAPAGSKA; encoded by the coding sequence ATGGCCGAAGCAGCGGCGATCGACCGAGCGGAGCGCGACGATGCCCGTGCGCGGCGGCTGCGCTGGCGCATGCTCGTCGGCTTCCTTGCCGGCCTCCTCATCGGACTGGCGGTCCATTATGGCGCGCCGGACGCGGCGTGGGTCGGGACGGTCACCACCTATGTGACCGGCCCGCTGGGGCAGATCTTCCTGCGCCTGCTGTTCATGCTCGTCATCCCGCTGCTCGCCTCGGCGCTGATCGTCGGGGTCGCCGAAATGGGCGAGATGCGCGCGCTGAAATCGGTCGGCGTGCGCACGCTTATCTATACGATCGCGGTGTCGACGATTGCTGTCGTCGTCAGCCTTGCCGTCGTCAATCTGATCCAGCCCGGCGGGGGTGTCGATCCCGCGCTCGCGCGCTCGCTGATCGCCGAGGGGGCGGAGGGCGCCAAGGCCATCGCCGACCGCGCGGGCGAGGCGAAGACCGGGATGGACGCGGTTGTCGCGATCGTCCCCGACAATCTGTTCGCCGCGATGGGCCAGAATGACGTGCTCGCGGTGATGTTCTTCGCGCTCTTCTTCGGCATCGGTCTGATGCTCGTCCGCACCCCGCAGACCGAGGCGCTCAAGACGGCGATCGAGGGGGTGTTCGAGGTGGTGATGAAGCTGATCGGGCTCGTCATCCAGCTCGCGCCGATCGCGGTCTTCTGTTTCATGTTCAACCTCGCCGCGCAGTTCGGCTGGGACCTCATCATCCGCCTGTCGGCCTATGTCGGCGTCGTGCTGCTCGCGCTTGCGCTCCAGATGTTCATCGTCTTCCCTATCCTGCTGAAGACGCTGGCGGGGAAATCACCGGTCGCCTTTTTCCACCAGACGCAGGAGGCGTTCGTGATGGCGTTCGCGACCGCCTCTTCGAACGCGACATTGCCGACGGCGCTTCGCGTCGCGCGCGACCAGCTCCGCCTGCCCGACAAGGTCGCGCGCTTCGTGCTCACTATCGGCGCGACCGCGAACCAGAATGGCACCGCGATGTTCGAGGGCGTGACGGTGATCTTCCTCGCGCAATTCTTCGGCATCGACTTGACGCTTCAGCAGCAGATCGTCGTGATGCTCGTGTGCATATTGGGCGGCATTGGCACCGCGGGGGTGCCTGCGGGGTCGCTCCCCGTGATCGCGCTGATCCTCGCCTCGGTCGGGGTGCCGCCCGAAGGCATCGGGCTGATCCTCGGGGTCGACCGCTTCCTCGACATGTGCCGCACGACGCTGAACGTCATCGGCGATCTTGTCGCCGCGACGGTGGTGTCGGCGGGGGTGAAGGATTCGGCGCCCGCCGGCTCGAAAGCTTAA
- a CDS encoding YihY/virulence factor BrkB family protein encodes MADASEKKIVAALEREVADEVGKEFLAEGHSPHSPEARAERAKRIKLRARAQGIIDRSREQLGPGTRAYRIARRVVVGTYTDGFIHAGNLAYLALIALFPFFILLAAALSIFGGSVGGEAAIEAVFSTMPPTVAKALSGPIREVMTARTGIFLWLGALVALWTVGSLIETVRDILRRAYGTHFSKGFFHYRLLSIGIITGAVVLMLLSFSMQVLIVGIEQFVTRVLPEQYQSVGVVAISRGVSGFGLFLAIYMLFYSLTPSKYRRKQFPKWPGALFTTLWWIGVTLALPPLLASLLSYDATYGSLAGVMVALFFFYLVGLGMVMGAELNAALVEVEDLGHDAIGRVDDVIIEAERP; translated from the coding sequence GTGGCTGACGCCAGCGAGAAAAAGATCGTCGCCGCGCTCGAGCGCGAGGTCGCCGACGAGGTCGGCAAGGAATTTCTGGCCGAGGGCCATTCGCCGCATTCGCCCGAGGCGCGTGCCGAACGCGCCAAGCGCATCAAGCTGCGCGCGCGAGCGCAGGGGATCATCGACCGCAGCCGCGAGCAATTAGGGCCGGGCACACGCGCCTATCGCATCGCGCGCCGTGTCGTCGTGGGCACCTATACCGACGGCTTCATCCATGCGGGCAACCTCGCTTATCTGGCGCTGATCGCGCTCTTCCCCTTCTTCATCCTGCTCGCCGCCGCCTTGTCGATCTTTGGCGGCAGCGTCGGCGGCGAAGCGGCGATCGAGGCGGTTTTCTCGACGATGCCGCCGACGGTCGCCAAGGCGCTGTCGGGCCCGATCCGCGAAGTGATGACCGCGCGTACCGGCATTTTCCTCTGGCTCGGCGCGCTCGTCGCGCTGTGGACCGTCGGCAGCCTGATCGAAACGGTGCGCGACATCCTCCGCCGCGCCTATGGCACGCATTTTTCCAAGGGCTTTTTCCACTATCGCCTGCTGTCGATCGGCATCATCACCGGCGCGGTCGTGCTGATGCTGCTGTCGTTCAGCATGCAGGTGCTGATCGTGGGGATCGAACAGTTCGTGACGCGCGTGCTGCCCGAACAATATCAGTCGGTCGGCGTCGTCGCGATCTCGCGCGGCGTGTCGGGCTTCGGCCTGTTCCTTGCAATTTACATGCTCTTTTATAGCCTTACGCCGTCGAAATACCGGCGCAAACAATTCCCCAAATGGCCGGGCGCGCTGTTCACGACGCTGTGGTGGATCGGCGTCACGCTCGCGCTGCCTCCCTTGCTCGCCAGCCTGCTCAGCTATGACGCAACCTACGGTAGCCTCGCGGGTGTGATGGTCGCGCTCTTCTTCTTCTACCTCGTCGGATTGGGTATGGTGATGGGCGCCGAACTCAATGCCGCATTGGTAGAGGTTGAGGATTTGGGCCACGACGCTATTGGGCGCGTCGACGATGTGATTATTGAAGCCGAAAGGCCCTAA
- a CDS encoding dicarboxylate/amino acid:cation symporter, producing MGHRLTFYILIGMILGVITGYLVRVYVPADSEAFTYWLRSFSTLSTIFLNLIKLVVAPLILGTLVAGIAHMGDSSALGRIGTRAIAWFILASLISISLGLIMVNFFEPGAGLNLTVGAHSIAEVGEVKKLDLFEFIEHVFPKNIFQAMADNNVLQILVFALFAGVGLTAIGDKGKPLVRGAEALAELMLQITGYVMRLAPIAVFGALAGVVAKYGLGILGTYAELVTEFYLSLVVLWVLLLGAGAIFLGRRIFSLIRYIRQPLLIAFSTASSEAAMPKLFEQLDRFGVPRRISGFVLPLGYSFNLDGSMMYASFATLFIAQAYGIELSITQQILILLTLMVSSKGIAAVPRASLVVITATLAMFDLPVEGVALIFAIDQFLDMGRTATNVVGNAVATSVITKWEGMLEVPEPADLERPHAPAHTAHHGTRGLDLRDDIAEGENKPAADNA from the coding sequence ATGGGGCATCGCCTGACGTTTTATATTCTGATCGGTATGATCCTCGGGGTCATCACCGGCTATCTGGTGCGGGTCTATGTCCCTGCCGACAGCGAAGCCTTCACTTACTGGCTGCGCAGCTTCAGCACGCTTTCGACGATCTTCCTCAACCTGATCAAGCTGGTCGTCGCGCCGTTGATTCTCGGCACGCTCGTCGCGGGGATCGCGCATATGGGCGACAGCTCGGCGCTCGGCCGCATCGGGACCCGCGCGATCGCCTGGTTCATCCTCGCGAGCCTGATTTCGATCAGCCTCGGCCTCATCATGGTCAATTTCTTCGAGCCCGGCGCGGGGCTCAATCTCACCGTCGGGGCGCATTCGATCGCCGAGGTGGGTGAGGTCAAGAAGCTCGACCTGTTCGAGTTTATCGAGCATGTCTTCCCGAAGAATATCTTCCAGGCGATGGCGGACAACAACGTCCTCCAGATTCTCGTTTTTGCGCTGTTCGCGGGCGTTGGCCTGACGGCCATCGGCGACAAGGGCAAGCCGCTGGTTCGCGGCGCCGAGGCGCTCGCCGAACTGATGCTGCAGATCACCGGCTATGTGATGCGCCTCGCACCGATCGCGGTGTTCGGTGCGCTTGCGGGGGTCGTCGCGAAATATGGCCTCGGCATCCTCGGCACTTATGCCGAGCTGGTCACCGAATTCTACCTCTCGCTCGTCGTGCTGTGGGTTCTCCTGCTCGGCGCGGGCGCGATCTTCCTCGGCCGCCGGATCTTCTCGCTGATCCGCTATATCCGCCAGCCGCTGCTGATCGCTTTCTCGACCGCCTCGTCGGAGGCCGCGATGCCCAAGCTGTTCGAACAGCTCGACCGGTTCGGCGTGCCGCGCCGCATCTCGGGCTTCGTGCTGCCGCTCGGCTACAGCTTCAACCTCGACGGCTCGATGATGTATGCGAGCTTTGCGACGCTCTTCATCGCGCAGGCTTATGGCATCGAGCTCTCGATCACGCAGCAGATCCTGATCCTGCTCACCTTGATGGTGTCGTCGAAGGGGATCGCCGCAGTGCCGCGCGCCAGCCTGGTGGTGATCACCGCGACGCTTGCGATGTTCGACCTGCCCGTCGAGGGCGTTGCACTGATTTTCGCGATCGACCAGTTCCTCGACATGGGCCGCACCGCGACCAATGTCGTCGGCAACGCGGTGGCGACGAGCGTGATCACCAAGTGGGAGGGCATGCTCGAAGTGCCCGAACCGGCCGATCTCGAACGGCCGCATGCCCCGGCGCATACAGCGCATCATGGAACCCGCGGGCTCGATCTTCGTGATGACATAGCGGAGGGTGAAAACAAGCCGGCGGCCGATAACGCGTAA
- a CDS encoding SLC13 family permease, translated as METVAAFIAEQKAVIGLFVLAGMFAAFVWERFSPSVVAVAGAGTMLALGLLDEKGAYGVFSNSAPLTVGAMFILSGALIRTGVIDKVGNYVVDRAKRHPRLAVLEVFGGGLLVSGFINSTPFVVVMMPVCFRLAEALGVSPKKLLMPLSVIAVLGGCLTLIGTSTNLVVSGIAEQAGLEPFGLFDITPYGLAVAAAGVVGLLVMARFLPSDYPRIAEKADGAEQLYLTELGLRDDDPAIDMALDAASLGIAPAQIVGVVANGRLITGGDAQHHRLAAGNRIVARLDGAALMTLRSEGRFAIGIGDSPERESTVVEVTVSPSHRSIDRPLAEIPFLQRQRVRILGVTRFRHLPGPTLSENRIRAADRLLIDADEANIAQLRDNPNLIGLAMASVTAFRRRRAWIAILVMASAVLLSATDVMSIGIAAFIGVAIVLLTRCIDASEAWGSIDGDVLILIFAMLAVGAALEQSGSVALMVGALDPILAGAPQWAVIAIVYFSALLLSELLSNNAVAALMGPLVIGIAQATGVAPQPLLIALMLGASACFATPVGYQTNTLVYAAGDYRFMDFVRIGVPLNILTGIAGCAALAFWTP; from the coding sequence ATGGAAACCGTCGCCGCTTTCATCGCGGAGCAAAAGGCGGTTATCGGTCTGTTTGTGCTCGCGGGTATGTTCGCGGCCTTTGTCTGGGAACGCTTCTCGCCCTCGGTCGTCGCGGTCGCCGGCGCGGGCACGATGCTCGCGCTCGGGCTGCTCGACGAAAAGGGCGCCTATGGCGTTTTCTCGAACAGTGCGCCGCTCACCGTCGGCGCGATGTTCATCCTCTCGGGAGCGCTGATCCGCACCGGGGTGATCGACAAGGTCGGCAATTATGTCGTCGATCGCGCCAAACGGCACCCGCGCCTCGCTGTGCTCGAAGTGTTCGGCGGCGGGCTGCTCGTCTCGGGCTTCATCAACAGCACGCCCTTCGTCGTCGTGATGATGCCCGTCTGTTTCCGGCTTGCCGAGGCGCTTGGGGTCTCGCCCAAGAAATTGCTGATGCCGCTGTCGGTGATCGCGGTGCTCGGCGGCTGCCTGACCCTGATCGGCACCTCGACCAATCTCGTCGTGTCGGGCATCGCCGAACAGGCGGGGCTCGAACCCTTCGGTCTGTTCGACATCACGCCTTATGGACTCGCGGTCGCGGCGGCGGGGGTCGTGGGTCTGCTCGTAATGGCGCGCTTCCTGCCGTCGGACTATCCGCGGATCGCTGAAAAGGCCGATGGGGCGGAGCAGCTGTATCTCACCGAACTTGGCCTTCGGGACGACGATCCTGCCATCGACATGGCGCTCGATGCCGCCAGTCTTGGCATAGCGCCGGCGCAGATCGTCGGCGTCGTCGCGAATGGGCGGCTGATCACCGGCGGCGATGCCCAGCACCACCGGCTCGCGGCAGGCAATCGGATCGTCGCGCGGCTCGACGGCGCGGCGCTGATGACGCTGCGCAGCGAGGGGCGCTTTGCGATCGGTATCGGCGATAGCCCCGAGCGCGAATCCACCGTGGTCGAGGTGACGGTTTCGCCAAGCCACCGCTCGATCGACCGGCCGCTCGCCGAAATCCCCTTTCTCCAGCGGCAGCGCGTCCGCATCCTCGGCGTCACCCGCTTTCGCCACCTTCCGGGGCCGACGCTGTCCGAAAACCGCATTCGCGCCGCCGACCGCCTGCTGATCGACGCCGACGAGGCGAATATCGCGCAGCTGCGCGATAATCCCAATCTGATCGGGCTCGCGATGGCGTCGGTCACCGCCTTCCGCCGCCGCCGCGCGTGGATCGCGATCCTCGTGATGGCCAGCGCGGTGCTGCTCTCGGCGACCGACGTGATGTCGATCGGCATCGCCGCCTTCATCGGCGTCGCCATCGTGCTGCTGACGCGCTGCATCGACGCGTCGGAGGCGTGGGGCAGCATCGACGGCGATGTGTTGATCCTGATCTTCGCGATGCTCGCGGTCGGTGCGGCGCTCGAACAATCGGGATCGGTCGCGCTGATGGTCGGCGCGCTCGACCCGATCCTGGCGGGCGCACCCCAATGGGCGGTGATCGCGATCGTCTATTTCTCCGCGCTATTGCTGTCCGAACTGCTCAGCAACAATGCGGTCGCCGCGCTGATGGGGCCGCTGGTGATCGGCATCGCCCAGGCGACCGGCGTCGCGCCGCAGCCGCTGCTGATCGCGCTGATGCTTGGTGCATCGGCCTGTTTCGCGACCCCGGTCGGTTACCAGACAAACACGCTCGTATATGCCGCGGGCGATTATCGCTTTATGGATTTCGTGCGCATCGGCGTCCCGCTCAATATCCTCACGGGTATTGCGGGCTGCGCCGCGCTCGCCTTCTGGACGCCTTGA
- the aroC gene encoding chorismate synthase, which produces MSFNSFGRVLRFTTWGESHGPALGAVVDGCPPRLSLSEADIQPFLDKRRPGQSRHTTQRQEPDQVRILSGTFEGKTTGTPISLMIENVDQRSKDYGEIAQAYRPGHADYAYDAKYGIRDYRGGGRSSARETAARVAAGGVARLVIPEVQIHAWVAEIGGDAIDPANFDLEEIGRNPFFCPDPAAAQRWEGLMDAARKSGSSLGAVIECAASGVPAGWGAPIYAKLDSDLAAAMMGINAVKGVEIGAGFHAARLRGEENADPMRPATDGSNRPDFLSNNAGGIAGGISTGQPVVVRVAFKPTSSILTPVPTVNKAGEATDIVTKGRHDPCVGIRGAPVVEAMMALVLADHKLLHRAQNG; this is translated from the coding sequence ATGAGTTTCAACAGCTTCGGACGCGTTCTTCGCTTCACGACCTGGGGCGAAAGCCACGGCCCGGCGCTCGGTGCGGTGGTCGACGGCTGCCCGCCGCGTCTCTCGCTGTCCGAAGCCGACATCCAGCCTTTCCTCGACAAGCGCCGCCCGGGCCAGTCGCGCCACACGACGCAGCGGCAGGAACCCGACCAGGTGCGCATCCTCTCGGGCACTTTCGAGGGCAAGACCACGGGCACGCCGATCAGCCTGATGATCGAGAATGTCGACCAGCGATCGAAGGATTATGGCGAGATCGCGCAGGCGTATCGCCCCGGCCACGCCGATTACGCGTATGACGCTAAGTATGGCATCCGCGATTATCGCGGCGGCGGCCGGTCGAGCGCGCGCGAAACCGCGGCGCGCGTCGCCGCGGGCGGCGTCGCGCGGCTTGTGATCCCCGAGGTGCAGATCCACGCCTGGGTCGCCGAAATCGGCGGCGATGCGATCGACCCCGCGAACTTCGACCTAGAAGAAATCGGCCGCAATCCCTTTTTCTGTCCCGACCCCGCCGCGGCGCAGCGCTGGGAGGGGCTGATGGACGCCGCGCGCAAATCGGGCAGCTCGCTCGGCGCGGTGATCGAATGCGCCGCCAGCGGCGTTCCCGCCGGCTGGGGCGCGCCGATCTACGCCAAGCTCGACAGCGACCTCGCCGCCGCGATGATGGGCATCAATGCGGTGAAAGGCGTCGAGATTGGCGCCGGTTTTCACGCGGCGCGCCTGCGCGGTGAGGAAAATGCCGATCCGATGCGCCCTGCGACCGACGGCAGCAACCGCCCCGATTTCCTCTCGAACAACGCCGGCGGCATCGCGGGCGGCATCTCGACCGGCCAGCCCGTCGTCGTGCGCGTCGCGTTCAAGCCGACCAGCTCGATCCTGACCCCCGTTCCGACCGTGAACAAGGCAGGCGAGGCGACCGATATCGTCACCAAGGGCCGCCACGATCCGTGCGTCGGCATCCGAGGTGCGCCGGTGGTCGAGGCGATGATGGCGCTCGTCCTCGCCGATCACAAGCTGCTGCACAGGGCACAAAACGGCTGA
- a CDS encoding cytochrome P450 encodes MNAPTNIQPAPTQWSEKRFGPDTQHWLPRNPGSTLDHIPGEDGLPVLGTTLDQLRDYPGFADRMVAKYGRVYRSNSFGGRSVALHGPEANELVMFDREKIFSSEQGWGPVLNLLFPRGLMLMDFEKHRADRKVLSVAFKPEPMRHYADSLNEGIKGRIGQWSGKTFKFYPAIKELTLDLAATSFLGIPWGPEADKVNKAFVDMVQASIGVVRVPLPFTAMGRGAKGRAYLVDYFGKMVPERRDGTGEDMFSQICRTRDDDGEYMSVEAIVDHMNFLMMAAHDTITSSITTLVWELARNPEWQDKLREEMLAVAPAGEGVGHNSLGQLEMTEWAFKEALRLVPPVPSFPRRALKDFEYGGYRIPAGTSVGVSPAFTHMMEEHWPEPAKFDPMRFSPEVARERHKYAWVPFGGGAHMCLGLHFAYMQAKIFFHHVITTHRITVADGYAPEWQVLPIPRPKDGLTVSFIPL; translated from the coding sequence ATGAACGCGCCGACGAATATCCAGCCTGCGCCTACCCAATGGTCCGAAAAGCGCTTCGGCCCCGACACGCAGCACTGGCTGCCGCGCAACCCCGGCTCGACGCTCGACCATATCCCCGGCGAGGACGGTTTGCCCGTGCTTGGGACCACGCTCGACCAATTGCGCGATTATCCGGGTTTCGCGGACCGCATGGTCGCGAAATATGGCCGCGTCTATCGGAGCAACAGCTTCGGCGGGCGCAGCGTCGCGCTCCACGGGCCCGAGGCGAACGAGCTGGTCATGTTCGACCGCGAGAAGATCTTCTCGTCCGAACAGGGCTGGGGGCCGGTGCTCAACCTGCTCTTCCCGCGCGGGCTGATGCTGATGGATTTCGAGAAGCATCGCGCCGACCGCAAAGTGCTGTCGGTCGCGTTCAAACCCGAACCGATGCGCCACTACGCCGATTCGCTGAACGAGGGGATCAAGGGCCGCATCGGGCAGTGGAGTGGCAAGACCTTCAAATTCTATCCGGCGATCAAGGAACTGACGCTCGACCTCGCCGCCACCAGCTTCCTTGGCATTCCCTGGGGTCCCGAGGCCGACAAGGTCAACAAGGCGTTCGTCGACATGGTGCAGGCGTCGATCGGCGTCGTGCGCGTGCCCTTGCCGTTCACCGCGATGGGCCGCGGCGCCAAGGGGCGCGCCTATCTGGTCGATTATTTCGGCAAGATGGTGCCCGAACGCCGCGACGGCACGGGCGAGGACATGTTCAGCCAGATCTGCCGCACGCGCGACGACGACGGCGAATATATGTCGGTCGAGGCGATCGTCGACCATATGAACTTCCTGATGATGGCGGCGCACGACACGATCACCAGCTCGATCACGACGCTCGTCTGGGAACTCGCGCGCAACCCCGAATGGCAGGACAAATTGCGCGAGGAAATGCTCGCGGTCGCGCCGGCGGGCGAGGGGGTTGGGCACAACAGCCTCGGCCAGCTCGAAATGACCGAATGGGCGTTCAAGGAAGCGCTCCGCCTCGTGCCCCCGGTGCCGAGCTTCCCGCGCCGCGCGCTCAAGGATTTCGAATATGGCGGCTACCGCATCCCCGCGGGCACCTCGGTCGGCGTCAGCCCCGCCTTCACGCATATGATGGAGGAGCATTGGCCCGAGCCCGCAAAGTTCGACCCGATGCGCTTTTCGCCCGAAGTCGCGCGCGAGCGGCACAAATATGCGTGGGTGCCGTTCGGCGGCGGCGCGCATATGTGCCTCGGGCTGCACTTCGCCTACATGCAGGCGAAAATCTTCTTCCACCACGTCATCACGACGCACCGGATCACCGTCGCCGACGGCTATGCGCCCGAATGGCAGGTGCTGCCGATCCCGCGGCCGAAGGACGGGCTGACGGTGAGCTTTATC
- the fabI gene encoding enoyl-ACP reductase FabI gives MTGLMKGKRGLIMGLANDKSLAWGIAKALHAHGAELAISYQGDVMLKRVKPLADELGCDFLIDCDVSDMDNLDAAFATLSSRWPTIDFVVHAIGFTNKEALRGLYADVTLDDFLMTMNISVYSFTAVAKRAASMMTPFDPETGNGGGSLLTLSYYGAEKVIPHYNVMGVAKSALETSVKYLANDYGPQGVRVNAISAGPIKTLAASGIGDFRLILKWNEHNAPLRRNVTIDDVGGSALYLLSDLSSGVTGETHHVDAGYHTVGMKQEDAPDISLV, from the coding sequence ATGACGGGTCTGATGAAGGGCAAACGCGGGCTGATCATGGGCCTCGCGAACGACAAGTCGCTTGCTTGGGGTATCGCGAAGGCGCTGCACGCGCACGGCGCCGAGCTGGCGATCTCGTACCAGGGCGACGTGATGCTGAAGCGGGTGAAGCCGCTCGCCGACGAACTCGGCTGCGATTTCCTGATCGATTGCGACGTGTCCGACATGGACAATCTCGACGCGGCGTTCGCGACGCTCTCGTCGCGCTGGCCGACGATCGACTTCGTCGTCCATGCGATCGGCTTTACCAACAAGGAAGCGCTGCGCGGTCTTTATGCAGATGTGACGCTCGACGACTTCCTGATGACGATGAACATCAGCGTCTACAGCTTCACCGCGGTCGCCAAGCGCGCGGCATCGATGATGACGCCGTTCGACCCCGAAACGGGCAACGGCGGCGGCTCGCTGCTGACGCTGAGCTATTATGGCGCTGAAAAGGTGATCCCGCATTACAACGTCATGGGCGTTGCGAAGTCGGCGCTCGAAACCAGCGTCAAATATCTCGCGAACGATTATGGCCCGCAGGGCGTGCGCGTGAATGCGATTTCGGCCGGCCCGATCAAGACGCTGGCCGCGTCGGGCATCGGCGATTTCCGTCTGATCCTCAAATGGAACGAGCATAACGCGCCGCTGCGCCGCAACGTCACGATCGACGATGTCGGCGGTTCGGCGCTTTACCTGCTCAGTGACCTCTCATCGGGCGTCACCGGCGAAACGCATCATGTCGATGCGGGTTACCACACCGTCGGTATGAAGCAGGAAGACGCCCCGGATATCTCGCTTGTCTGA